From a single Maledivibacter sp. genomic region:
- a CDS encoding iron-containing alcohol dehydrogenase, with protein MFIYIRKKAIKNTFNYLLRAYKEGSDKEARRKMHDASCMAGIAFTNSSLGINHSLAHAVGAKFKLSHGKSNAILLPYVIGYNSGLRSNSIEKVEVAERYTQISKSLGLPSSNVMEGVISLMEAIKVLNREMNIPITIEKAGISKIEFEDSLIDMVDGSLKDICTAGNPIKTNKDDLINLLRLAYRGE; from the coding sequence TTGTTTATATACATCAGAAAAAAAGCAATAAAAAATACATTTAATTATTTACTAAGGGCATACAAAGAAGGTTCAGATAAGGAAGCACGGAGAAAAATGCATGATGCCTCATGTATGGCAGGAATTGCCTTCACAAACTCATCATTAGGTATAAATCATAGCTTAGCCCATGCTGTGGGAGCAAAATTTAAGCTATCCCATGGAAAAAGCAATGCAATACTTCTTCCCTATGTTATAGGATATAATTCTGGACTTAGAAGTAATAGTATCGAAAAAGTAGAGGTTGCTGAGAGATATACACAGATTTCAAAGAGCTTAGGATTACCGTCATCAAATGTAATGGAAGGTGTAATAAGTCTAATGGAAGCCATAAAGGTTTTAAATAGGGAGATGAATATTCCAATTACAATTGAAAAGGCAGGCATTAGCAAGATTGAATTTGAAGACAGCTTAATAGATATGGTAGATGGTAGCCTTAAGGATATATGCACAGCTGGAAATCCTATAAAAACAAATAAAGATGATTTAATTAATTTGTTAAGATTGGCTTATAGGGGAGAATAA
- a CDS encoding PocR ligand-binding domain-containing protein, with product MDNEILDVNFHDIELSQVIDLDFLQRLQDNFADAIGVASITVDMEGNPVTKPSNFTRFCMDLTRTTDEGLKRCMKCDAQGGKMASESGKPTLYECHAGLVDFAAPIMLEGRQIGSIIGGQVLTEEPNEEKFRSIAREIGIDEYEYLDAIKEIEPVSRKRIEKAADLLYMVAKNISEMGYRRYKINRVVEVLNDNLDQIASTMEELAASAIEVSETQNLLTKEIDNVNNLSARINHFIGFIKNIADDTGLLGLNASIEAAKAKEAGRGFSVVAKQIRKLSEDSKETVLKINKFTTSIEESVKKTVEISENTLTTSEQQADAVQEVAASVQALSDVAHQLSDLAK from the coding sequence ATGGATAATGAAATACTAGATGTTAATTTTCACGATATAGAATTATCACAAGTTATAGATTTAGATTTTCTTCAAAGGCTTCAGGATAACTTTGCAGATGCCATAGGGGTGGCAAGTATTACCGTTGATATGGAGGGAAATCCTGTTACTAAGCCTAGTAATTTCACAAGGTTTTGTATGGACTTAACCAGAACTACGGATGAGGGATTGAAAAGGTGCATGAAATGTGACGCACAGGGTGGAAAGATGGCCTCTGAAAGTGGAAAGCCTACGCTATACGAATGTCATGCCGGTCTTGTGGATTTTGCAGCACCTATTATGCTTGAGGGAAGGCAGATAGGTTCTATTATTGGTGGACAGGTTCTAACAGAGGAGCCCAATGAAGAAAAATTTAGAAGTATAGCAAGAGAAATAGGTATAGACGAATATGAGTATTTAGATGCAATAAAGGAAATAGAACCAGTATCAAGGAAAAGAATTGAAAAAGCGGCGGATTTACTTTATATGGTAGCAAAAAATATTTCTGAGATGGGATACAGGAGATATAAAATAAATAGGGTTGTAGAAGTACTTAATGACAATCTAGATCAAATTGCATCTACCATGGAAGAATTAGCGGCTTCAGCCATAGAGGTTAGTGAAACACAGAATTTATTAACAAAGGAAATAGACAATGTAAATAATTTATCTGCAAGAATTAATCATTTCATAGGATTTATAAAAAATATAGCAGATGATACGGGACTTCTTGGATTAAATGCCTCAATAGAAGCCGCAAAGGCTAAGGAGGCAGGAAGAGGATTTAGTGTGGTTGCAAAACAAATAAGGAAGCTATCCGAGGACTCTAAGGAGACGGTACTGAAAATCAATAAGTTTACTACAAGTATTGAAGAGAGTGTTAAAAAAACAGTAGAAATTAGTGAGAATACCCTTACAACTAGTGAACAACAGGCTGATGCCGTTCAAGAGGTAGCTGCAAGTGTACAAGCACTAAGCGATGTGGCCCATCAGCTTTCAGATTTAGCAAAATAA
- a CDS encoding TetR/AcrR family transcriptional regulator, translated as MRNENDPRVIRTKRNIAEVLLTHLRQKPFEQISVKSICANAMVRRSTFYEHFNDKYDLLSYTAKHVCEKFPSHMFVENLGEKERYKRLMVEFLDFFEENEAIIKNLRNSKEETLIEDIFFERISRDLLFTMKRYLEKNGKSDIHPELYVNYINNAVFGGYIWWLKERKPISKEDLIEQLFKLVMID; from the coding sequence ATGAGGAACGAAAATGATCCCAGAGTAATTAGGACAAAAAGAAATATAGCTGAGGTTTTATTGACTCATTTGAGACAAAAACCCTTTGAACAAATTAGTGTCAAATCCATATGTGCTAATGCAATGGTAAGGCGCTCTACCTTTTATGAGCATTTTAATGATAAGTATGATTTGTTATCTTATACTGCTAAACATGTATGTGAAAAATTTCCATCTCATATGTTTGTGGAAAATCTAGGTGAGAAAGAGCGATATAAAAGGTTGATGGTTGAGTTTTTAGATTTCTTTGAGGAAAACGAAGCTATAATAAAAAATCTTCGAAATAGTAAGGAGGAGACCCTTATAGAGGATATTTTTTTTGAAAGAATATCTCGGGATCTTTTGTTTACAATGAAAAGATATTTGGAAAAGAATGGTAAATCAGATATTCATCCTGAATTATATGTTAACTACATTAATAATGCAGTTTTTGGTGGTTATATATGGTGGCTGAAAGAAAGAAAGCCTATTTCAAAAGAAGATTTGATAGAACAGTTGTTTAAATTGGTCATGATAGATTAA
- a CDS encoding glycine/sarcosine/betaine reductase component B subunit, whose amino-acid sequence MKLTMENLEVKDIQFADNTYFKDGILYVCKKELLNHVKDEPLLKEIEFNIVRPGDSARVIEILDAIEPRCKVGDDYNNWPGHLNESFKTAGQGTTRALKGMSVLTCNFVPSRIMRHGISLDMSGEYAAYSPYSKLVNLVTEIKLTDDDTLKAAIKTAAQANYEPGEEIVGFFAKTESIPVEERFEAIKRIKLKISTYIAQKTLDVQADSIEVFDNETRYPNLPRVGYALQLVTEQYNCDGYSESMFYGYPIQDNLPWVVEPTEVLDGAIAQCSYGRYMLTYEIQNAAVIKDLFREHGKTFDFVGMVLTSVSSEAKRRNLTSQMVGNIMKETLKVDGAIFTKCMGGAPTICMGLAASACEDRGIHTVEIQDAFNPINNMNSEMIFNDIRVGKINHSVSFGNAAVGNRMVMDKIYGGIPETPVWGVGSGSFYTYDKEQVNTFESQSSIGHILGAIAYLGGFNMRAVEY is encoded by the coding sequence ATGAAACTTACAATGGAAAATTTAGAAGTAAAGGATATTCAATTTGCTGACAATACATATTTCAAAGATGGAATATTGTATGTATGCAAAAAGGAATTGCTTAATCATGTAAAAGATGAACCGTTATTGAAGGAGATAGAATTTAATATCGTTAGACCAGGAGACAGTGCTAGGGTTATTGAGATTCTAGATGCAATAGAACCACGATGCAAAGTGGGAGATGATTATAATAATTGGCCTGGGCATCTAAATGAAAGTTTTAAGACTGCTGGTCAAGGAACAACTAGAGCTTTAAAAGGTATGTCCGTTCTTACTTGTAATTTTGTTCCAAGCCGTATTATGCGTCATGGAATTTCCCTAGATATGTCAGGAGAATATGCTGCATACTCACCATATAGTAAACTTGTCAATTTGGTTACGGAAATTAAACTTACGGATGATGATACTCTTAAGGCTGCCATAAAGACTGCTGCCCAAGCTAATTATGAACCAGGAGAGGAAATAGTAGGCTTCTTTGCAAAAACTGAAAGTATACCAGTAGAAGAAAGATTTGAAGCAATAAAAAGAATAAAACTTAAAATCAGCACATATATTGCTCAGAAAACTTTAGATGTACAAGCTGATAGCATAGAGGTTTTTGATAATGAAACTAGATATCCTAATCTACCTAGAGTCGGTTATGCACTGCAACTCGTAACAGAACAGTATAATTGTGATGGATATAGCGAATCAATGTTCTATGGTTATCCTATTCAAGATAATTTACCTTGGGTTGTAGAACCTACAGAGGTTTTAGATGGTGCTATTGCTCAATGTAGTTATGGTCGTTATATGCTAACTTATGAAATCCAAAATGCTGCTGTTATAAAGGATTTATTCCGTGAGCATGGAAAAACTTTTGATTTTGTAGGAATGGTATTGACATCAGTGAGTTCTGAAGCAAAAAGAAGAAATCTAACTTCGCAAATGGTTGGTAACATTATGAAGGAAACATTAAAAGTAGATGGTGCTATATTTACTAAGTGTATGGGCGGGGCACCTACTATTTGCATGGGATTAGCAGCCTCAGCATGTGAAGATAGAGGTATTCACACTGTAGAAATTCAAGATGCCTTTAATCCAATTAATAATATGAATTCAGAAATGATTTTTAATGATATTAGAGTAGGTAAGATTAATCATTCAGTATCTTTTGGTAACGCGGCTGTAGGGAATAGAATGGTTATGGATAAAATTTATGGGGGTATTCCTGAGACTCCAGTATGGGGTGTAGGTAGTGGTAGCTTTTATACTTATGACAAAGAGCAAGTCAATACATTTGAGTCACAAAGTTCAATTGGACACATATTAGGAGCTATTGCATATTTAGGTGGCTTCAATATGCGTGCAGTTGAATATTAG
- a CDS encoding GNAT family N-acetyltransferase gives MDGIQTFHRTVEIPYKNDYIIELGTMNNIDELEKLYNDLNDFLESGTNYAGWKKGVYPIRETAVSGIENNNLFVLKVNNEIAGSIILNHKQESAYSQVNWGIEADPKEIIVIHTLVVNPKYIKNGIGKKLMDFAKKYGIERGIKTIRLDVSIHNTPAISLYEKCGYKYVGTVDLGLNIPELVWFRLYELVL, from the coding sequence ATGGATGGAATTCAAACATTTCATAGGACGGTAGAAATACCATATAAAAATGATTATATTATAGAACTGGGTACAATGAATAATATAGATGAATTAGAAAAGTTATATAATGATTTAAATGATTTTTTAGAATCAGGGACGAATTATGCAGGTTGGAAAAAAGGAGTATACCCTATTAGAGAAACTGCTGTTAGTGGTATTGAAAATAATAACTTGTTTGTATTAAAAGTAAATAATGAAATAGCAGGTTCAATTATATTAAATCATAAACAAGAATCTGCATACTCTCAAGTGAATTGGGGAATTGAAGCGGATCCGAAGGAAATTATTGTAATACATACCCTTGTTGTGAATCCAAAGTATATAAAAAATGGTATTGGGAAAAAATTAATGGATTTTGCAAAAAAATATGGTATTGAGCGAGGGATAAAAACAATTCGTTTAGATGTTTCCATCCATAATACGCCTGCAATCTCATTGTATGAAAAGTGTGGATATAAATATGTGGGAACTGTTGATTTAGGATTAAATATTCCAGAACTAGTTTGGTTTAGACTATATGAATTAGTTTTATAG